TAGTCTCAGGGAATTCAAATAATACTCTACATACTTCTGAGGACAATAAAAGGGATTAAGGACTATAACCATATGATAAGACTTTCCATCTGCTCTTACTTCAGGAGGCTTGTCCTTTGGTACTAAAAGAGGGTTTGTTTGGGTGGGGGTTGCTGTTAGTTCTGTAACCAAATGTTCGATATGATTTTGTGAAGGATTTACTATGGCTTTAGATGCTAAGAAATAATGATACATTGCCCTTCTCACACCTTCCATTcaaagatctcaaaacacttgacAAACCcaattaatgtagcctcacagcACCCCCGCTGAGATAGGGAAGTGATGATGTTCCCATATTCCTGATGGGCAAGCGGAGATTCAAAGAAATGAAATGACTTACCTTAGGTCATACAAGATGTCCTCAGCAGAACtggaaataaaacccaggtcCCCTGGAACCTAGCCCTTTGATTTAACCGCAAAAGCACCCTGCCACCATAAGAAGGAATTTCTCCATCTGTTTGTAGTTCTTAAATGATAAACCATCCCAATAACagtttggttgttttgttttgtcttaggAATGTGAGACCTTTGAGAAGTGCTGTCCTAATGTCTGTGGGACAAAGAGTTGCGTGGCAGCTCGGTACATGGACATCAAGGGGAAGAAAGGACCCGTCGGGATGCCTAAAGAGGCAACTTGTGACCGTTTCATGTGTATCCAGCAAGGCTCAGAGTGTGATATCTGGGATGGACAGCCTGTTTGCAAATGCAAAGATAGGTGTGAAAAAGAGCCCAGCTTTACCTGTGCCTCCGATGGACTCACCTATTACAACAAGTGTTATATGGATGCAGAAGCTTGCACCAAAGGCATTACTCTAAATGTAGTCACTTGTCGGTACCATCTCACCTGGCCAAATACCAGCCCTATCCCACCAGAGACTACAGTGCGCCCTACCACAGCCTATTCAGAGACAACCATCGTTGATATCCTGCCACCCGCTCTAGTTAACAATCCAGTCCATCAGTCAGTCTATGTGGGAGAGACTGTTAGCTTTCTTTGTGATGTCACAGGCAGACCCAAACCAGAAATTACTTGGGAGAAGCAAATAGACGGTAAGGAAAAAATCATTATGAGGCCGAATCACGTCAGGGGGAATGTCGTGGTTACCAACATTGCCCAGCTGGTTATCTATAACACCCAGCTGCAAGATGCAGGCATTTACACATGCACTGCAAAAAACATCGGCGGTCTTCTCAGGGTTGATTTCCCATTGTCAGTTGTCAAAGGAGAACCTGCATCAAAAGAAGCATCCCAAAACAAAACCCATTTCCCAACTGATGAGTGTCTGAAGCAGCCAGACAGCGAAGACTGTGGGGAAGAGCAGACGAGGTGGTATTATGATGCAAAGAAAAACAACTGCTTTACATTCATTTATGGGAACTGTAATAGCAACCTGAACCACTTTGAGACCTATGAGAACTGTATGTTAACATGTATGAATGGCCCAATCAACATCTGCAACCTGCCAGCCCTTCAGGGTCATTGCAAAGCCTATGAGCCCAGATGGGCGTACAACAGTTTGACAAAGCAATGCCAATCTTTCATTTATGGTGGCTGCGGAGGCAATGAGAATAACTTTGAGAGCAAAGAGGCCTGCGAAGAGATGTGCCCTTTCCCTAAAAACACTCACTGCAAAGCCTGCAAGCCTCGCCAAAAGCTGGTGACGAGCTTCTGCAAAAGCGACTTTGTTATCCTGGGCCGTATAACGGAACTAACCGAAGACCAAGACTCGGGACACGCGTTGGTGACAGTGGAGGAGATTCTAAAAGATGAAAAAATGGGATTAAAATTCCTGGGGAAGGAACCTCTAGAAATCACCCTTTTAAATATGGACTGGAGCTGTCCATGCCCCAATATGACCACGGTGGATGGTCAGCTTATCATCATGGGTGATGTCCACAATGGGATGGCCGTCCTGCAGCCAGACAGCTTTGTGGGCATCTCCAGTGTCCGGCGTGTACGGAAGCTCCGTGAAGTCATCCACAAGAAAACCTGTGAGCTTCTGAAAGAATTTTTAGGACTACACTAACCTTACTCACGTGTGTCAGCCTTTCAGCTCTGTGTATTGTATAAGGCTAACAAAAGCAAGGCTAGTGTGGAAACTAAAGACAAGCTACTGTCTAAAGATACAATGTATGTAATATGCAGAACCCTTATTTTAATCTATTAATGATGCTTAGAAACAATGTAGTATGCTCTTTGGCAAGCACATAAAATATCAATGGATGGCTATTAATCTTACTTTGAAATCAACCTGTTTGTATAGAATTGCCATTTAACTAGCTGATTTATGCAATAATTATATAATTCTTGTGTAGTTTCCAACATAAATGACCAAATTCGTAGCATTTTTGTAGCTAATTGATACATAGCTAAATTGCACATACTGTCGATTTAATCTGTTTCACTTACAGCATGGAAATGTTATGGTAAATCATTAAAAATAAGTCACAAACTTCTGTTTCCTCATGGTAACACTAACTACATTACAAGAGAAGAAACTGTAAATTATTGTCTATATTAACTATAATTATACATGTCAAGCCAACCTATGCATTATGAATTTGCTCACCTTTTCATGGAAATCCACATAGCAATTTTCTCTCGATTGTGCCAATTTTGAATACAagccctgcagtccttactcacgggaaaaaaaacattgaagTAAACGGGGCAATCATCCTGGGTCTAATAGCCATGAAAACAAATACATGTCCAAAGCCAAAACCACAATTTCACAGTGTTTTGAGTCCAACATCAACACCACTCATTTCAATGCACgttcctatttttattttaaataaatgtggtGTAAAGCTAACGTGAAGAGTCTTTGGAAGTGGGATGTCTGCCATCTTGGTTTTGGAAGGCCATTGCATCTGAGCACGTGTGGGGATCTATTGCTTAATTGTTAACATGCCTGATTTTCCAGGTAATAGAGTAGAATTATAGAAGTCAGAATAAAATTAAAGATAGAAAAGTGCCATACTCATTCTAACGATTATGTGACGCACCCAGAGAGAAAAACAGAGCGGCATACACACATTATAGACACattaataaacaaacacacactgggTGCACTTTAAAAACTTCAATTAATCTGAACTCCCCCCATTCTAAACAGTATTCCCCATTATATATAGGAAATCTCTCTCAAATCAGTTAAAACATTCTAAGTATGGCcactgtatatatgtgtatgtataaatACACATACAGCAAGAGAAGGAAATAGGCATGTGTGTATAAACACTATTGATCATTACTAATACTTATGTGTCTAAAAGGTAAAATTTGCCTATGCacaatttttaaataacaaaaagagTGATCTCAGAAATACCCTGCCTCTGTTAAGGAATGTCACTGAGCTGAGATTATGAGTGTATATGCTTACGTATGTCATTCTTATCATTATTACTATTCTCTTTGTTCAGTTGTTTAAGTGAGCTCCAACAATAGTGTCTACTGTTGCACAAAAGACCAGTTCAAGCAGGGATCTGGGTTGAGAAATGTTTTAGCTTAAAGGTAAGAGGGTGTTGTTAATATTACTCTGTGGCGCCATCTACTGGCTAATCCAAGAGCCAGCAGGAGGTAGCTAAAGCCTTGCATTCCAGATGGTGAAAGGTGCTGagacagtgacacacacacacacacacacacttgcaggTGTATGTTGGGTCTGACTATGAATGAGACATGGGGAAGTCTGTGTAAAAAGTTTACCTGGCTAGATGCTGAATTTAAGCACTTCACTGGAGACTCCTAATCCCTAAGGTCCACATATATTGTATGTTTTGCAAGTCGCAACAAAGACTTCAAGGATGAAATTTAATGGACAATAAGAATGTTTTAAATATGGCCTGACGCAACTTTTAAATATAGGGCCTGACTCATTTGCACTAAAGCTCCTTCACGCTACTCTGGCAATATGAAGATGCCTTAAAGTGCATTTCCACCCACCTTACGGCTCCTGAGCAGTGTAAGTGAGAATCAAACCCTTTTGTTTCACCCTGGTCGGGGATACAATTCATCAACATGCAAGTTCTAAGCAAAGCCTGACAGAAGGGTTTCAAAAAACAAAGTCAGTATTAAGGCTCTTCTTAGCTACCAAGTGCTATTGTTCTCTACAGCAGCACATTGTCCAGCACAATAACTGTATGATTTTTATCTCTTTCTTAAATGGATGTAAGAAGAATTACAATAAAAGCATAACACCATTTACATACATTCTTGTGAGGATCGTATTATGGGCTGGGCTATGCCAATGTCTGTCATGCTTTGCATTCCACTGGCGTCCTGCACCTACTGTAGGTAATTCTGCTATGTGTCATTCACCAACGTTACTGCAGCTTGTTTGTCGTTTTCCAGGCAGCCAGGAAATAAGGTCTGGCATATTTCTTCCAGACTGAATCGCCTTTTCTGACATGAAGGGATCTAAGTGTGAATGTTTAATAAAGGCTGGGTTTCTACAGTTATTTTCTCCAAGAGCTTAGAGGAGTTCTCTGCAAATAGGGGAATGATCAAATGACTCTGGAGACATACTCTGAGGGGTGAAAATGTACTGCAATTGTTTCAGCTTTCAGGTAGTAAATTAAAGCCCTGAAATCTGGTGTCAGAACCAATCTCAGGATcactattcaggaaagcacttatgcacatacttaactattaggtatgtgcttaagtcccattgacttcagtgtgacctatagttaagcatgtgtttaagtgcatGTGTGcaaagcagggccggtgcaaggaagtttcgcaccctaggcgaaacttccaccttgcgcccccccccagccctgcagcagctccccgccctgaggcgcccccccccacagcagctcttccccgcccccccgggaagctgtgcagcagctccccaccccagctaacctctgctccacctcctccccgaggaCGCCGCCCCCGCtataattctcctcccctcccaggcttgtggcaccaaacagctgattggcgctgcaatcctgggaggcgggagaagtggagcggtgaccatgcgctcagggagggggcgtaggaacgctgtaaaaaaaattgggggcacccaCTTCTTGGTgacctaggcaaccgcctagtttgcctaaatggtagcaccggccctggtgcAAAGTGAACTCTGATGAATAGGGGTGGACTGATGAATCAGCGTCATAAAAATGATAACACCGATTACCTTATTCCGTGAAtaggtccattgaaatcaaatggagCAAAAACATGGGTATTAAAAATAACATTCAGCATTTATTCTAATTgtttccaccccttccctcccctccatacAGGCATGTATTATGGGATAATTCAGTTTCTGGTTGCTAAGGGACAGACTGTGTAAGTAAATCTGGCCTGCAGTGTGAGCCGTGTGGAGGTGCACCACTCCAGTGTGAGTGCAGGTGGCTCCGTCCCTATGCCAGCATGTAGAAGTGTGCTGGTGTACCCACCCCTTGGTATGGTATGGCCTCCTCCATCTGGCCTACCCACCAGTCTACAGCTCAGGGTAAAGAGGGGGTGTGGCCCACCTCCTCCTACCGCACTCTGGGGCATACTGCTGCCGAGGGGAGTGCAAAGTTCCTGTGCTCCCGCTGCACAGAGATTGTGATTGATGCTAACCCTTGCACAGGGTCCCCTCGAAACCCTTCCCCTGCTGCATACCAATACAATGGTCAGGACAGGCCGGCTCGAAGGGAGTGGCCAAAATTCTGAATGAGACAGAATTAAAACAAAGTCCGTACAAGGCCCATGTGACAATAAAATGAACACTGAAAGCTGTGGGGTCATGCAGAGAGCAATATCAATTGATTATTTCAAAGTGACAGGAGTTGCTATGATCAAAATACGAGGGAGGCTGCACTGCAGTAGGTTTTGTATAATTCATctgtggagattttttttttttaaattacaaacctGCTGGCAAGGTGCAGATCTGGATATGCACCAAAGCAAATGGAATACACCCACTTTTTCTTTCAGGATTATGCAGGgctacccagaggattcagggggcctggggcaaagcaatttcgggggccccttccataaaaaaaagttgcaatactatagaatactatattctcgtgggggtctggggcaaattgccccacttgcccccctccccgggcggccctggaatTATGCCCCTTTTTGACGGttattaaaaaagataaaagactGTCATGTCTCCTGGCTACCCCATCTTTGGGCAAGAAAAGAACATCATTATGACATACTGCGGATCCCAGAAAAGGGGTGCAATCcactaataatacttagcactggAATGAGCCATTGCAtctcatctgaagatctcaacaCACTTCCCAAACATTATTAAATGAACTTCACAACACTCCGTAGTATAGAGAAGGGATCCATCAAGATCAGGTCACCTACCAACAAAGTGCTGTCCACTGTGAGGGGCAGTTTGGCATCTGTTTAATGTTTCTATGTGCTATTAGACAACAGTTTAGACCAGGACATGAGGAGTAGTACTGTATCCagctaaggcctagtctacaccaCACTgcttttatgctggtataactatgttggttaGAGTGTaccattttatttaaaactgataagctatactggtacaaTCCCTAGTATGCACACAGGATTTAGGATTGCCACCTCTGAAGTACAAAAAAATGAGccctgagcccataaaactggacagctggctGTTTCTATAGGATTGCCACCTCCAAGATGCAGAAAAACTACCCACTGGCCAACCTTCCACCAACAAAAAACAGCCACTGGCTGCACCCCAATCTTCCCTAAGAAAAAGGGTCCTATTGCTAATTACTACTACAATGTGAGATaactattttacacacacacacacacacacacacacacacacacacacacacgttattttataatttttctaTGCCATTAGACCCCACAGTGTAGATGCAACTATGCCAACTAAAGAgtgcttctgttggcatagcCAATATtgtttgggggaggtgggggagctaTGTCCACAAAAGAACTCCTGCCTGCTTAAACTGTGGCTACACTGGGGGCtctactggtataactatagtggccaagtatcagaggggtagccgtgttagtctggatctgtaaaaagcaacagagagtcctgtggcacctttaagactaacagatgtattggagcataagctttcgcgcgTGAATGCCCACTTGCacccgacgaagtgggcattcacccacgaaagcttatgctccaatatatctgttagtcttaaaggtgccacaggactctctgttgctttttatagtggccaaggctctgtagtgtagacaagccttcaggGAACTGGTGTAAactatgccagcaggagaacttTTATGCCTGTATAAGCGTATTTGCTAGTATAACTGAGCCAGCAAagcttttctagtgtagacaaggcctcatcAGTGAGAACTTCAGGTTTAGGCACTGTGCTTTAAAgtcaaatattaaatatttcccCCAAAGCAGGCTGTGGTTAATGATTGACTACACCTGACCTCCAACTGCCTTATTGATTTACTGCTGCTGTCAGAGAACAAAAAATGAAACCCAGGCCCAGATGCTGAGACGTGTTCTGAATGGAAATTATACAACTGAATCGAAGTTCTTCCCACTTTCTAAATCTCATCAAAAACGTCAGCTCCAGCTCCTGACCTACTAATGTAAACACTGGTGGAATACAAAGATAACACCACAACGCAACTGCACATATCTATTAGCAAAAAAAAGCACAGCCTGTTTAATTCACAGATATTTATGGCTGGACAAATGATGTGACATTCAAACCTGAGAGTTAAGGGACCTAATGGAAAGGCATTTAAGGCTGTGTTGTAGGTAAGACTCTGGGGTCCTTAATCAAGCAAAACTCTTTCTGGTTACAATGAGACCCTGAACCTGCCGGTATTTCATTAATCCCACAGAAGAACTTTCTTAATAAAGCATGCAGAGTGCACAGTTGCCCAACCACAGGCTTTTGGCCCAAGTCTTAGTATTTTGGAGAGTTTCCTCCAAAACTCACAGGACTTGTGTCGGGCCATGGTTTTGTGGGTTCTGCAGGGGCCACAGCGAAAGTGACATTCATTAGAACAGAGGATGAATATAACCTCTCCTGCTTCAGAGCATAGGTTAGCCACTGCCTGTTtggagttaggaagaaacttccccaatGGGCATTTTATTGCATAATTTTCCATTTTGGGtattttgcaccttcctctgaagcatctggttctggccactgtcagagacagcacACAGGACTGTAAAGACCATGCATCTGGTCTAGTAATTTCTATACTCTTATTGGTGTCTGATTTTACTAAGGACACAAAGCAATGCACGTGGaaggggaaagggtggggagcaggagagaatGAGGAAATCAGTGATCCATCTTGAAAGAAATCCCAGGCTTTCCAATTACTCATTGTGGACTGGCTTGGCAAAGCACTTTCGAGTCAGGCTGAGCTGACGACGTGCCGGCGGAAAAGGAACTTGGAAAGAAACTAACTATATAGAGTTTCAggcctgttctctctctctctgtctctctcagcccAAGCATACTAGACCTGAATCATGAAGGGCTCAGTGCTCTGAATGGAAGAGTAGCTGCTGATTTGATTACCATATCCAAAAGGGATTAGGATCGTAACGGGCCAGCTTGTTTCTGTGCATTACTACCCTCTACTGGATAGAATATAATCAAGCAGTGTTCAGCAGATCCAGCTCTGCAGACTGAAGAAGTAAGGCCCTAATATCACAACTCTGAGGGCCACTCCGAACACTCGCTGAGAACCTGAGGGCTACAATTAGTACGCATAGAAATGTACatacttggttaaaaaaaaaccacaacacccTCAGATTCTCAAATTTGTATAGTTTTTGATAGCTACATAAAAAATGGCTTGGTTTTGAAGTTTGGTAACTTTAAAGACTGTCAGTTGATGACTCTGAGCCAGGAAATTTGAATTAGATTCATACTGACTCTCCACAATGTCTGTTCGGGTTTGGATCTGGGATACTGGTTTGGATCCGTCTTTTGAGATGGGCTTAAGCCACAAAGTTCACATCCAGATTCATATATGACTTCCTCAAAGGCTGAATTCAATTGACTAATTCGGAGTCAGTCCAGATCGACACCGGAGTAATctagagcagaattgggccccagGAAGTTTTTCAAGTCACTTGggtccagattttcagaggtgtagaggcacctaaatatgcagataggtgcctagtggaattttcaaaagtgcctgtgcagactaggtgcctaactcccattgatttgcaCTCAACATCTTTcagcacctaaacacctttgtaaAACTAGCCCTGGAGCCTTTTGTCAGCACCTCTCTGCAGGGCTGCCAGGTCAGACATTGCAGCTCACTGCACTGCTTCTCCGTGTGAAGAGAGCCGAGACCTCTAGTCTTTGTAGCATCATCTAAGAGGGCAAAATCCATCCATGCTGCAGGTCCACTGCAGTCCATGAAGTTACATGAGGGTTGAATCTGACCCGTGCTGTTTATCAGAGCGTCTGCCCTTACATTAAGCTatttcttttcaatctctccccCTTCTGTGAAACTTACACATCTGCATATTATGCTCCGCACACTTCAGTTTGCGGCCAACTTTGTCAGAAAACATGAGAACAAAAACAAGCTGAGAACATTCACGAATAACTCGTATTTTCAGAACAATAAATATCCTGCCCTTCAGGAAAAGAAAAGCTTGTGCTGGAGTACCACACAGGAATGAAACTGCAAACCTCCCACAAACTGCAAATTTACTTTCTGGCATGCCAATATATAAGTGCTTCCCTTCATGCTCTGTGGCATCATGGTCCCTGCAGGCACGCAAATAGGAAAGGACTCCTTATAGCATGAAGAGCCCATTCCCCATTGTGTCAGCGATGGTTCATCCTGTGGAGTCCACGTGTATTTCTCTGTAGCTGAACCATTTGCAGAGGAGAGGAGCCGTTGTcatggaagaagaagaaaaaaacctctCATATGGTTTTGCTTTATCCCACAACTCACCCTCCCAGGGCTTTGGCTGCACTAGGCTGTTCTGTCGTTTTACCAGCTGCTGTACTCTCTGATGTCATCCATACATGCAAATTCTCTTGAAGAAGTACAGTCTATCCTGCACCTAATGCCAGTTTTACTGAGAACTGTATGTACATAGCTACACATCGAATCCATGTGTTCTGAGAATAAACTGTGAGGCTCAGcaagtgtgtgtgcgcgcgtgtgcggGGCATACATCTCTGGGTGTCCATGTGAGTCAAGGCGAGAGAATTCAGAGCGTGTGAATGTTGTCAGACTATCAGCTCTGTagttctctgtttatccacagtaAGTTGTGCCATCCTATGAGGATGGCTAGGAACTAGGGGTGACCATTGTActccagagcctcagctggtgaagACCAAGCTTTTCACAGAAGGGATGGACTGAATCACGCTGAATGGGGAACGTGTGGTAGAGGAAGAAGAATGCAGACTGCAATGCTCTCTACCAGCCCAACACTGATATTCATAGGAGCAGCAGGAAAGCTGTTCTCAGTAGAGACCTGAAGGGAACGATACAACAACTACAGCTGGATGAGAGCAGGGCCAACTTTTGGAATGTGGGTGCCCCCATAACGTCACTTGTGATGTGCCACTCACATCTAAGCAATCTTTCCCTCCTCAAATCTTTACTCTGCTTCAGATCGGCTGCAGCTGATAGAGATCTGCTACATAGCTGGATCTGCTGAACACTATTCAATGatattccatccagtagaggctAGTAATGAACAGAGACAAACCTGAGCAGACAGAGACCTCACAGTCCCACATCCAGTCGAGGGCTGTCCAGCGAACTGGGATTCCCTTAAAAATTGGGGACAGCTTTATCCATGAGTTTTCCAAATCCCATAAAGTTCAATTCTGCTAAAGACAAAATCTCCTACCACGCTGTCCTCCCTGTCCCCAAAAATACAATACACGCATTACAGCTAGAGGAAAGGGAATGGCAATAGCCATGATCACACAAGCTTCAAACTCTGGAGCCATCAGTCTAACCTGACCAGATCACACCATAGGGCATGTGTTATGGTGGGTAGAGTTGGAACTAGGCATTTGATAGACCTGGGTTCTCCTCCCAGTTCTGCAAAGTCACATAACGagtcaagtcacttcatctcttcaCCATCAGATGGAGTTACTTATCTCCTTACAGGGGTGTTCTGAGTTTTAATCCATTTTTaaagatccttggatgaaaggcacGCTAGAAGCACAAAGTATTATCATCACCATGTAGAGAAGGTGCTGCCTGATGAGTGTGTGATAAGTACAAACAAGCAGAGGAATATGGATCCTCGTCCTAACCACCCCTTCCCATGCTGTGAGGTCATTTTGGACCCAATCCTGAAACCCTTGACTGATCCCATCAAGGTTAATGGGACTAGTCATCTGAATAAAAATAGGTAGGATTAGGCTCTTAGTCTGTCCAACAAAATCTAACCACTTATGACTTCAGTTACTTATGTCAAAATACAATGACATCAGCTGAAAAGTGTCACGCGCAGTTACTACAGCAAATATGATCCCAGCATATAGAAGGCCCAAGTCCCCAGCACAGCTAAAAATTCCTTTCTGCAACTCTGGAAAAACGTGCTACTGCTACTTTATTAAAATTACACCCCATGGTGCTCAAGAGGCAATATCCTGTTGCTGTCCCTAAAACTAACCCCAGGTGGCACTTGACATCACAGTATGAATTGCTAGCAAGACCTTTTCTTTTTGTAATTGTTGACTTTGTATTTGTTCATTTAATTAGCCCTTTaaattgaagattttttttatgatGAATAGATTTGTCTTGCTTTAATCGATTGAACTGAT
The window above is part of the Chrysemys picta bellii isolate R12L10 chromosome 12, ASM1138683v2, whole genome shotgun sequence genome. Proteins encoded here:
- the WFIKKN2 gene encoding WAP, Kazal, immunoglobulin, Kunitz and NTR domain-containing protein 2; its protein translation is MLLVLFTRWMWILLGKTTVLLLLEVPLEGNALPPIRYSHAGICPNEMNPNLWVDAQSTCKRECDTDLECETFEKCCPNVCGTKSCVAARYMDIKGKKGPVGMPKEATCDRFMCIQQGSECDIWDGQPVCKCKDRCEKEPSFTCASDGLTYYNKCYMDAEACTKGITLNVVTCRYHLTWPNTSPIPPETTVRPTTAYSETTIVDILPPALVNNPVHQSVYVGETVSFLCDVTGRPKPEITWEKQIDGKEKIIMRPNHVRGNVVVTNIAQLVIYNTQLQDAGIYTCTAKNIGGLLRVDFPLSVVKGEPASKEASQNKTHFPTDECLKQPDSEDCGEEQTRWYYDAKKNNCFTFIYGNCNSNLNHFETYENCMLTCMNGPINICNLPALQGHCKAYEPRWAYNSLTKQCQSFIYGGCGGNENNFESKEACEEMCPFPKNTHCKACKPRQKLVTSFCKSDFVILGRITELTEDQDSGHALVTVEEILKDEKMGLKFLGKEPLEITLLNMDWSCPCPNMTTVDGQLIIMGDVHNGMAVLQPDSFVGISSVRRVRKLREVIHKKTCELLKEFLGLH